The Ancylothrix sp. D3o genome window below encodes:
- a CDS encoding HetZ-related protein 2: MKLAEQLSQDWKEQLTSDYPDIPETTRQSIINWLIGENPERFESLDATGLNIAKRAINFRYQILRQRYLNIPPERAYRNLIQRLGGLVMLRQKIRTWVSLSRDRQRTVVDVLQEVIQEMLQADRYLQQQMAWIADNTSDMRLRNTLLLAATEEYCLRPIRNQPLLVYRFVNYLRRTQRGGLTQVPAQELIRLISEEVTPTETEGPVSLLDTRALSEYQEASASEERQILREAVCKEFEVYLAENIGPEAVEWLRLYLQGCSQEVMAQKLNLPVKQLYRLREKVSYHAIRVFALKIQPELVGSWLEISLSQHSLGLTPQAWKEYCENLTPLQRQLIDLLKAGEPVEAISKILNLKQNQVISEWTKLYLTAQSLRNANSDS, translated from the coding sequence ATGAAACTAGCCGAACAACTATCCCAAGACTGGAAAGAGCAACTAACCAGCGACTACCCCGATATACCAGAAACCACCCGTCAAAGTATCATTAACTGGCTCATTGGCGAAAACCCTGAGCGCTTTGAGAGCCTCGATGCCACCGGCCTCAACATCGCCAAGCGAGCGATCAATTTTCGTTACCAAATTTTGCGCCAACGTTATTTAAATATCCCCCCAGAACGCGCCTACCGCAACCTGATCCAGCGTTTAGGCGGTTTAGTTATGCTGCGCCAAAAAATCCGCACCTGGGTTTCGCTGAGCCGTGACCGGCAGCGAACTGTGGTAGATGTTTTACAAGAAGTCATCCAAGAAATGCTCCAAGCCGACCGCTATCTTCAGCAACAGATGGCATGGATTGCCGATAATACCTCCGATATGCGCTTACGCAATACTCTACTCCTTGCTGCTACCGAAGAATACTGTTTAAGACCTATTCGCAATCAACCCTTATTAGTTTATCGGTTTGTAAATTACTTACGGCGGACTCAACGCGGTGGTTTAACACAAGTACCGGCCCAAGAACTGATACGTTTAATTTCAGAAGAAGTTACGCCGACAGAGACAGAAGGGCCGGTCAGCCTCCTCGACACGCGAGCCCTCAGCGAGTATCAAGAAGCCAGCGCATCCGAAGAACGGCAAATTTTACGAGAAGCAGTTTGCAAAGAATTTGAAGTTTATTTAGCAGAAAATATTGGCCCGGAGGCTGTTGAATGGCTGCGGCTTTATTTGCAAGGATGTTCACAAGAAGTGATGGCGCAGAAATTGAATTTGCCGGTCAAACAACTTTATCGCTTACGAGAAAAAGTTAGTTATCATGCAATTCGAGTCTTTGCTCTTAAAATTCAACCAGAATTAGTTGGCAGTTGGTTAGAAATTTCTCTGTCGCAACATAGTCTTGGTTTGACACCCCAAGCGTGGAAAGAATACTGTGAAAATTTAACGCCACTGCAACGTCAATTGATTGATTTGCTTAAGGCCGGTGAGCCGGTTGAGGCAATTTCCAAGATTCTTAATTTGAAACAAAATCAAGTGATTAGTGAGTGGACTAAGCTTTATCTTACTGCTCAAAGTTTGCGGAATGCTAATAGCGACAGTTAA